Proteins encoded within one genomic window of Esox lucius isolate fEsoLuc1 chromosome 12, fEsoLuc1.pri, whole genome shotgun sequence:
- the parapinopsina gene encoding parapinopsin a: MNQDLHPGLNGNISSWGSINDALLSRTGYTFLAVVIGVISVAGVFLNVLVIVVTLRHRQLHQPLNYALVNLAVADLGCALFGGLPTMVTNAMGFFSLGRLGCVLEGFAVAFFGIAALSSVALIAVERYMVVCRPLGAVMFKTRHAVAGVVLSWVWSFIWNTPPLFGWGSYELEGLLTSCAPNWYSREPANMSYIILYFLLCFAIPFSIIVVSYAYIIFTLHQVSKLKVLEGGSTTPVELQVLRMVVVMVMAFLLSWLPYASFAISVIINPGLQINPIIATVPMYLAKGSTIYNPIIYVFMNRQFRNCAVPYVLCGRNPWASELEASEVETTLSYVSSKSPRVSPE, translated from the exons ATGAATCAAGACCTTCACCCTGGTCTTAATGGAAACATCTCTTCCTGGGGATCAATAAATGATGCATTGCTCTCGAGGACAGGCTATACCTTCCTTGCAGTGGTCATTGGTGTGATCTCAGTGGCCGGGGTTTTTCTGAATGTCCTGGTCATCGTGGTGACATTGAGACACCGCCAGCTGCACCAGCCTCTGAACTATGCCCTGGTCAACTTGGCAGTGGCTGACCTAGGCTGTGCTCTGTTTGGAGGACTGCCAACCATGGTGACCAACGCTATGGGCTTTTTCAGCCTAGGGAGGCTGGGTTGTGTTTTGGAGGGTTTTGCCGTGGCTTTTTTTG GTATTGCTGCCCTGTCTTCGGTGGCACTGATAGCAGTGGAACGCTATATGGTGGTGTGCCGACCACTGGGAGCTGTCATGTTCAAGACCAG GCATGCAGTGGCTGGTGTGGTCCTGTCCTGGGTGTGGTCGTTCATTTGGAACACCCCGCCTCTATTTGGATGGGGCAGCTATGAGCTGGAGGGGCTTTTGACCTCCTGTGCCCCCAACTGGTACAGCAGGGAACCAGCCAACATGTCTTACATCATCCTATACTTCCTGCTCTGCTTTGCTATACCTTTCTCTATTATCGTGGTCTCCTATGCGTACATCATATTCACCCTACACCAg GTGTCGAAGTTGAAGGTGTTGGAGGGCGGCAGCACAACCCCTGTGGAGCTACAGGTGCTGCGCATGGTTGTTGTCATGGTAATGGCCTTTCTGCTCTCCTGGTTGCCCTATGCTTCCTTTGCCATCTCTGTGATCATTAACCCTGGCCTCCAAATCAACCCGATCATCGCGACTGTGCCAATGTACCTTGCCAAGGGCAGCACTATCTACAACCCCATCATCTATGTGTTTATGAACAGACAG TTCCGGAACTGTGCTGTTCCATACGTGTTGTGTGGTCGGAATCCCTGGGCCTCAGAACTCGAGGCCTCTGAAGTTGAGACCACTTTGTCCTATGTCAGCAGCAAGAGTCCACGAGTCTCACCAGAATGA